One part of the Lachnospiraceae bacterium JLR.KK002 genome encodes these proteins:
- a CDS encoding leucine-rich repeat protein, producing the protein MRLFKRNMTASAGLFLLLGLLFLRMGIPVHAAGSKTLRAGEQITLRAGSSSSTYQWQVSDTAVLALGENGRQFCKFTGLQAGTVTVTVTYSKLEWDSSKADIWGNITGDFVPRRKTESWNVTVLAAGSGGGSDAVPDKDWPDPVTSPSGTVGESVAGTLEDSALNRRTNWDYQGLLAVKRNGLWGFADRNLNLVIPFQFTNAQDFESNHFGKVWVGNQPYYVNEKGEYIIRLTPGVFYNAEVKDTVIRLVAPAGMNSGASIPTEYYDCTGQRITEEEYNSASHAYSERLAAAGGMTRYREGDTVGNWAFTRSNGDGTATKWTMKSPAGLNAEDNSSRNFREGLLVVENSEGLKGAVDKKGDFILNCEYLLLCDSSGGYLVGRKEGQPRTEFTVVRNPLYPRITVRGMEAQAPSGNGETNFSISQLMSSASLPAAAEIQVHTDRAEGLILSPPVSGDDGRTWSFILADTTGIQTTYLIEMTQVLERITLDRTSLTLEKGTSLTLHAACNPSGITGVPFTWTSSHPQAAAVSPEGVVSAAGKGKAVITVSGLGLTASCEVTVTEQEPEETDNGEQEPGEDEDTGEDSPEQKKRKDGELVTTGKITCRIISTKKKTAEFKKTSVTSGTVSIPKTVTIDGMKYKVIKIGDSALKGKKKITKVTIGSNVEIIGKQAFSDCSGLKTVTLPTKLTAIGDRGFYKCTSLGSIVIPSKVNKIGASAFYGDKKLKKITVKSTKLTTKNVGAKAFKGTNSKVTVRVPGKKLSAYRKLFKSKGMSGKAMYRKN; encoded by the coding sequence ATGAGACTTTTCAAAAGGAACATGACAGCATCGGCAGGACTTTTCCTGCTTTTGGGCCTGCTGTTTCTGCGTATGGGGATTCCGGTGCACGCAGCAGGAAGTAAAACTTTAAGGGCTGGTGAGCAGATTACCTTAAGGGCTGGCAGCAGCAGTTCCACCTATCAGTGGCAGGTCAGCGATACAGCAGTGCTCGCCCTGGGAGAAAACGGCAGACAGTTCTGTAAATTTACAGGACTGCAGGCCGGAACAGTCACCGTAACAGTGACTTATTCCAAACTGGAATGGGACAGCAGCAAAGCGGATATATGGGGCAATATTACGGGAGACTTTGTACCCCGGCGCAAAACCGAAAGCTGGAATGTTACCGTACTGGCAGCAGGCAGCGGAGGCGGCAGCGATGCAGTACCTGACAAAGACTGGCCGGATCCGGTTACCAGCCCGTCCGGGACTGTGGGCGAGTCTGTAGCCGGAACCCTGGAAGACAGTGCTCTGAACAGAAGGACAAACTGGGATTATCAGGGCCTGCTGGCAGTAAAGCGAAATGGCCTGTGGGGATTTGCGGATCGAAATCTGAATCTGGTGATTCCGTTCCAGTTTACCAATGCACAGGATTTTGAGAGCAACCATTTCGGGAAAGTATGGGTGGGGAATCAGCCCTATTACGTGAACGAAAAGGGAGAATATATTATCCGTCTTACGCCGGGGGTGTTTTACAATGCAGAAGTAAAAGATACGGTAATCCGCCTTGTAGCTCCCGCCGGCATGAATTCCGGGGCCAGTATCCCAACGGAATACTATGACTGTACGGGCCAGCGGATTACGGAAGAAGAATATAACAGCGCATCCCATGCTTACAGCGAGAGGCTGGCGGCAGCAGGAGGCATGACCCGCTACAGGGAAGGGGATACTGTCGGCAACTGGGCATTTACCAGAAGTAATGGAGATGGAACTGCAACGAAATGGACCATGAAATCTCCCGCCGGTCTGAATGCAGAAGACAATTCCTCCCGCAATTTTCGGGAAGGGCTGCTGGTAGTGGAGAATTCCGAAGGCCTGAAAGGGGCAGTAGATAAAAAAGGTGATTTTATTCTGAACTGTGAGTATCTTCTGCTGTGCGATTCCTCCGGAGGATATCTGGTGGGACGGAAAGAAGGACAGCCCCGGACGGAATTCACAGTGGTGAGAAATCCCCTGTATCCCAGAATTACGGTAAGAGGTATGGAAGCTCAGGCCCCTTCCGGCAACGGAGAAACTAATTTTTCCATTTCACAGCTTATGTCATCAGCCTCCCTGCCCGCAGCAGCGGAAATTCAGGTCCATACGGACCGTGCGGAAGGTCTTATCCTTTCTCCTCCTGTTTCCGGGGACGACGGCAGAACCTGGTCTTTTATTCTTGCTGATACGACAGGTATTCAGACCACATATCTCATTGAAATGACACAGGTACTGGAAAGGATTACACTGGACAGGACCAGCCTTACTCTGGAAAAGGGGACCAGCCTTACTCTGCACGCAGCCTGCAATCCTTCGGGAATTACCGGAGTACCCTTTACATGGACGTCTTCCCATCCACAGGCAGCGGCAGTATCACCGGAAGGCGTTGTCAGTGCAGCGGGAAAAGGAAAAGCGGTGATTACCGTAAGTGGGCTGGGGCTGACTGCTTCCTGTGAAGTGACGGTTACGGAACAGGAACCGGAAGAAACCGATAACGGTGAGCAGGAACCTGGCGAAGACGAAGATACTGGCGAAGATTCTCCCGAACAGAAAAAGCGAAAAGACGGGGAGCTGGTAACCACAGGAAAGATTACATGCAGGATTATCAGCACAAAAAAGAAAACTGCAGAATTTAAAAAGACCTCTGTGACTTCCGGCACTGTGTCCATTCCAAAGACAGTTACCATTGACGGAATGAAATACAAAGTCATAAAAATCGGCGACAGTGCTTTGAAAGGAAAGAAAAAAATCACAAAAGTCACCATCGGGAGCAATGTGGAAATCATAGGGAAACAGGCATTTTCGGACTGTTCCGGATTAAAAACCGTCACACTCCCGACAAAACTTACCGCCATAGGGGACAGAGGATTTTACAAATGTACATCCCTTGGCAGTATTGTGATTCCATCCAAAGTAAATAAAATCGGAGCCTCGGCTTTTTACGGAGATAAAAAATTAAAGAAAATCACAGTAAAATCCACAAAACTTACCACTAAAAATGTGGGTGCAAAAGCATTTAAAGGTACAAACAGCAAAGTTACTGTCCGGGTTCCCGGAAAGAAACTGTCTGCTTACCGGAAACTGTTCAAATCGAAGGGAATGAGCGGAAAAGCCATGTACCGGAAAAACTGA
- a CDS encoding sugar O-acetyltransferase, whose product MGKNVAIDTPFHCDYGKNIFPGDNVIINMNCTFVDNKPIRIGSQVLIASNVQIYTSSHPVLPAERFHPDWEKTGATFFRTYARPVEIGDNVWIGGGSIILPGVTIGENSVIGAGSVVTRPVPANCVAAGSPCKVIRCFQEEQQ is encoded by the coding sequence ATGGGGAAGAATGTAGCCATTGACACACCCTTTCACTGTGATTATGGGAAAAATATTTTTCCGGGTGATAATGTTATCATAAATATGAACTGTACCTTTGTGGATAATAAACCCATACGAATCGGCAGTCAGGTGCTGATTGCTTCCAATGTGCAGATTTATACTTCTTCTCATCCAGTCCTGCCTGCTGAAAGGTTCCATCCGGACTGGGAAAAAACAGGTGCCACTTTTTTCAGGACCTATGCCCGTCCTGTGGAAATCGGAGACAATGTCTGGATTGGAGGAGGAAGTATTATTCTTCCGGGAGTAACCATTGGGGAAAACAGTGTCATCGGCGCCGGAAGTGTGGTGACCCGCCCGGTTCCTGCCAATTGCGTGGCAGCAGGAAGTCCCTGTAAGGTAATCCGATGTTTCCAGGAAGAACAGCAATAA
- a CDS encoding metallophosphoesterase has protein sequence MKILAIADEESKSLWEYYDKSKLEDVELIISCGDLDPHYLSFLTTLSSVPVLYVHGNHDDRYDRVPPDGCICIEDQIYVHKGIRILGLGGSMRYNAGKHQYTERQMKQRVAKLRFQIFRKRGFDILVTHAPAYQLNDGRDLTHQGFQVFRNLLEKYRPRFFLHGHVHLSYGGNHKRYDKYEDTHIINAFEKCIFDFEDENPKDSLSGC, from the coding sequence ATGAAGATACTGGCAATCGCAGATGAAGAGTCAAAGAGTTTATGGGAATATTACGATAAGAGTAAACTGGAAGATGTGGAGCTGATTATTTCCTGCGGAGATCTGGACCCCCATTACCTGTCCTTTCTGACGACTCTTTCTTCTGTGCCGGTACTTTATGTACATGGAAACCACGATGACAGGTACGACCGGGTTCCGCCGGACGGCTGTATCTGTATCGAGGACCAGATTTACGTCCACAAGGGCATACGGATTCTGGGGCTGGGAGGTTCCATGCGTTACAACGCCGGAAAACACCAGTATACTGAACGACAGATGAAGCAGCGGGTGGCAAAACTGCGGTTCCAGATTTTCCGGAAACGGGGTTTTGACATTCTGGTAACCCATGCTCCCGCCTATCAGCTCAACGACGGACGGGATCTGACCCATCAGGGGTTCCAGGTTTTCCGGAATCTGCTGGAAAAATACAGGCCCAGGTTTTTTCTCCACGGCCATGTGCATCTGTCCTACGGCGGAAACCATAAACGTTATGACAAATATGAAGACACTCATATCATCAATGCATTTGAGAAATGTATCTTTGATTTTGAAGACGAGAATCCGAAGGATTCCCTGTCCGGATGCTGA
- a CDS encoding PHP domain-containing protein, giving the protein MAEYSAGRIDLHTHSTESDGTLTPEELMEHAKETGLTAIALTDHDTTDGIARARPLAEELGIELVPDIELSTDYSGTEVHILGYYIDENNPEFSAKLREFVDSRDSRNEKMTAFLQKEGFNITMKELYRENPGSVITRAHFARYLVEHGFVKDRETVFRKYLGDNCRCYVPREKITPFEAVRLIQTGGGLAFFAHPVLCHMNHDRLRYFIRKLKEAGLSGIEAVYSMNEPGDERNLRKLAAEYDLLISGGSDFHGSNKPYIHLGTGRGNLCIPYEILEKLKKRLTESPKRGKVTEL; this is encoded by the coding sequence ATGGCCGAATATTCTGCCGGCAGGATTGACCTGCATACCCATTCCACAGAATCGGACGGAACCCTTACGCCGGAAGAACTGATGGAACATGCAAAAGAAACAGGGCTTACCGCCATTGCGCTTACAGACCATGATACTACAGACGGTATTGCCAGAGCCCGTCCTCTGGCTGAAGAACTTGGCATTGAACTGGTGCCGGATATAGAACTCTCCACTGATTATTCCGGCACAGAAGTGCACATTCTGGGCTATTATATTGATGAAAACAATCCGGAGTTCTCTGCAAAGCTCCGGGAATTCGTGGACAGCCGGGACAGCCGGAATGAGAAAATGACAGCGTTCCTGCAGAAGGAAGGCTTTAACATTACCATGAAGGAACTTTATCGGGAAAATCCCGGCAGTGTAATTACACGGGCTCATTTTGCCAGGTACCTGGTAGAACATGGCTTTGTCAAAGACCGGGAAACCGTATTCCGCAAATACCTGGGAGATAACTGCCGCTGTTATGTACCCCGTGAGAAAATTACTCCTTTTGAGGCTGTCCGTCTGATTCAGACAGGAGGGGGACTTGCGTTTTTCGCCCATCCTGTTCTGTGTCATATGAATCATGACAGACTGCGGTACTTTATCCGGAAACTGAAAGAAGCCGGACTGTCGGGCATCGAGGCTGTTTATTCCATGAATGAACCGGGAGATGAGCGCAATCTGCGAAAACTTGCTGCTGAATATGACCTTTTAATCAGCGGCGGTTCCGATTTCCATGGCAGCAACAAGCCTTATATTCATCTGGGCACCGGAAGGGGTAATCTTTGTATTCCTTATGAAATACTGGAAAAATTGAAAAAACGCTTGACGGAATCACCAAAACGTGGTAAAGTTACAGAGTTGTAA
- the rplT gene encoding 50S ribosomal protein L20: MARIKGGLNARKKHNRVLKLAKGYRGARSKQYRIAKQSVMRALASSYAGRKERKRQFRRLWIARINAAARINGISYSQFMHGLKLAGVDVNRKMLAELAVNDAEGFATLAELAKSKVA, translated from the coding sequence ATGGCAAGAATTAAAGGCGGTTTAAACGCCAGAAAAAAACATAACAGAGTATTAAAACTGGCAAAAGGATACAGAGGGGCTCGCTCCAAACAGTATCGTATAGCAAAACAGTCTGTCATGAGAGCCCTGGCGAGTTCTTATGCAGGAAGAAAAGAAAGAAAGAGACAGTTCCGCCGTCTCTGGATTGCACGAATTAATGCCGCAGCCAGAATCAATGGAATTTCCTACAGCCAGTTTATGCACGGACTGAAGCTGGCAGGCGTGGATGTAAACCGTAAAATGCTGGCAGAGCTGGCAGTAAACGACGCAGAAGGATTTGCAACTCTGGCAGAACTGGCCAAAAGCAAAGTAGCGTAA
- a CDS encoding polyribonucleotide nucleotidyltransferase, giving the protein MYKQFTMDLAGRTLRVDIGRVAAQANGAAFMHYGDTVVLCTATASDKPREGIDFFPLSVEYEEKLYSVGKIPGGFNKREGKASENAILTSRVIDRPMRPLFPKDYRNDVTLNNLVMSVDPQCRPELVAMLGSAIATSISDIPFAGPCATTQIGMIDGEFVINPSQEQWKNGDLNLTVASTSEKVIMIEAGANEIPEDKMIEAIYKAHEINQTIIAFINEIVAEVGKAKHEYTSCAVPEELFSAIRELVPPEKMEEAVFTDEKQAREENIRKITEQLEEAFAEKEEWLEVLGEAIYQYQKKTVRKMILKDHKRPDGRAIDQIRPLAAETDLIPRVHGSAMFTRGQTQICDVVTLAPLSDMQRIDGLDENEVNKRYMHHYNFPSYSVGETKPGRGPGRREIGHGALAERALIPVLPTEEEFPYAIRAVSETFESNGSTSMASTCASCMALMAAGVPIKKMVAGISCGLVTGDTDDDYIVLTDIQGLEDFFGDMDFKVTGTHEGITAIQMDIKIHGLTRPIVEEAIRRTREARLYIMDEVMSKAISEPRKEVGEYAPKIVQVQIDPAKIGDVVGQRGKTINAIIEQTGVKIDISDEGAVSICGTDRDMMDKAVKLIEIITTDFEAGQIFVGKVISIKEFGAFLEFAPGKEGMVHISKISRERINRVEDVLTLGDMVKVVCLGKDKMGRISFSIKDVPKHK; this is encoded by the coding sequence ATGTATAAACAGTTTACCATGGATTTGGCAGGAAGAACCCTGCGCGTAGATATCGGACGAGTTGCAGCCCAGGCAAACGGCGCAGCCTTTATGCATTACGGTGATACCGTTGTACTGTGTACTGCAACCGCCTCAGACAAACCCAGAGAAGGAATTGATTTCTTTCCCTTAAGTGTGGAATATGAAGAAAAACTGTATTCTGTCGGAAAAATTCCGGGAGGATTCAACAAACGTGAAGGGAAGGCCTCGGAAAATGCAATCCTGACCTCCCGTGTAATTGACCGCCCCATGCGCCCCTTATTTCCCAAAGATTACCGGAATGATGTGACACTGAATAATCTGGTTATGAGCGTGGATCCTCAGTGCCGGCCGGAACTGGTGGCCATGCTGGGTTCTGCCATCGCAACCAGCATTTCCGATATTCCTTTTGCAGGTCCCTGTGCAACCACACAGATTGGTATGATAGACGGAGAATTTGTGATAAATCCATCTCAGGAACAGTGGAAGAACGGAGATTTGAACCTGACGGTTGCCTCCACCAGTGAGAAAGTCATTATGATTGAAGCCGGGGCCAATGAGATTCCCGAAGACAAAATGATTGAGGCAATCTACAAAGCCCATGAAATCAATCAGACCATTATCGCCTTTATCAACGAGATAGTGGCAGAGGTTGGAAAAGCAAAACATGAGTATACAAGCTGCGCGGTACCGGAAGAACTGTTTTCCGCCATCCGGGAACTGGTACCTCCGGAAAAGATGGAAGAGGCTGTTTTCACCGATGAAAAACAGGCACGGGAAGAAAATATCCGGAAGATTACCGAGCAGTTAGAAGAGGCATTTGCAGAAAAGGAAGAATGGCTGGAGGTTCTGGGCGAGGCAATTTACCAGTATCAGAAAAAGACAGTCCGCAAAATGATTTTAAAAGACCACAAACGTCCGGACGGACGGGCCATCGACCAGATTCGTCCTCTGGCGGCAGAAACAGACCTGATTCCCAGAGTACATGGTTCCGCCATGTTTACCCGCGGCCAGACCCAGATCTGCGATGTGGTAACCCTTGCCCCGCTGTCCGATATGCAGCGCATTGACGGGCTGGATGAAAATGAAGTAAACAAGCGTTACATGCATCACTATAACTTCCCTTCCTATTCCGTAGGAGAGACAAAACCCGGCAGAGGGCCGGGACGCCGGGAAATCGGCCATGGCGCACTGGCAGAACGTGCCCTGATACCGGTACTTCCCACAGAAGAAGAATTCCCCTATGCAATCCGGGCAGTGTCAGAGACTTTTGAATCCAACGGTTCCACCTCCATGGCTTCCACCTGCGCTTCCTGTATGGCATTGATGGCTGCAGGAGTACCCATTAAGAAAATGGTGGCAGGCATTTCCTGCGGTCTGGTAACCGGGGATACCGACGACGACTATATTGTACTCACAGACATTCAGGGTCTGGAAGACTTTTTCGGCGATATGGACTTTAAGGTAACGGGAACCCATGAAGGTATCACAGCCATCCAGATGGATATCAAGATTCACGGACTGACCAGGCCCATCGTGGAAGAAGCCATCCGCAGAACCAGAGAAGCAAGACTCTACATTATGGATGAGGTAATGTCCAAAGCCATTTCCGAGCCCCGGAAAGAGGTGGGAGAATATGCGCCCAAGATTGTCCAGGTTCAGATTGACCCGGCAAAAATCGGCGATGTGGTTGGCCAGAGAGGAAAAACCATTAATGCCATTATTGAGCAGACCGGCGTAAAAATCGACATCAGCGACGAAGGTGCCGTATCCATCTGCGGCACGGACCGGGATATGATGGATAAGGCGGTGAAACTGATTGAAATTATCACCACAGACTTTGAGGCCGGACAGATTTTCGTGGGAAAAGTTATCAGTATCAAAGAATTCGGCGCATTTCTGGAGTTCGCCCCCGGAAAAGAAGGAATGGTTCACATTTCCAAAATTTCCAGAGAGCGGATTAACCGAGTAGAAGATGTACTGACGCTGGGAGATATGGTAAAAGTAGTCTGCCTTGGAAAAGATAAAATGGGAAGAATCAGCTTCTCCATAAAAGATGTTCCGAAACATAAATAA
- a CDS encoding helix-turn-helix transcriptional regulator gives MTPAEYIRNYRLQAACQMLAEGQESITDIGQACGLGTGSYFSKIFREYANCTPAEYRKNLKCRNRQNHR, from the coding sequence ATGACTCCTGCAGAATATATCAGAAATTACCGTTTGCAGGCAGCCTGCCAGATGCTTGCAGAAGGTCAGGAATCCATCACGGATATCGGTCAGGCCTGCGGGCTGGGAACAGGCAGTTATTTCAGTAAAATTTTCCGTGAATATGCAAATTGTACCCCGGCGGAATACAGAAAGAACTTAAAGTGCCGGAACAGACAGAACCACCGGTAA
- the rpmI gene encoding 50S ribosomal protein L35, with product MPKMKTSRAAAKRFKKTGSGKLKRNKAYKSHILTKKSPKRKRNLRKSAITDAANVKNMKKILPYL from the coding sequence ATGCCAAAAATGAAAACAAGCAGAGCAGCAGCAAAACGGTTTAAAAAGACAGGAAGTGGAAAATTAAAAAGAAATAAAGCCTATAAGAGCCATATCTTAACGAAGAAATCTCCCAAGAGAAAGAGAAATCTGAGAAAATCAGCTATTACAGACGCAGCTAATGTTAAGAATATGAAAAAGATTTTACCGTATTTGTAA
- the infC gene encoding translation initiation factor IF-3, with translation MINEQIKDKEIRLIGEDGEQLGIMPVREAMKIAQEAELDLVKIAPTAKPPVCKIIDYGKYRYELVRKEKEARKKQKTVEIKEIRLSPNIETNDLNTKINAARKFISKGNKVKITLRFRGREMAHMQSSRHILDDFAEHLAEIATVEKAPKLEGRSISMVLTEKK, from the coding sequence ATGATTAATGAACAAATCAAAGATAAGGAGATTCGTCTAATCGGAGAAGACGGAGAACAGCTTGGCATTATGCCGGTCAGGGAAGCCATGAAGATTGCTCAGGAAGCAGAGCTTGATCTGGTAAAGATTGCCCCGACTGCCAAACCGCCCGTATGTAAGATTATCGACTACGGCAAGTACAGATACGAGCTGGTAAGAAAAGAAAAAGAAGCCCGGAAGAAACAGAAGACTGTTGAAATAAAGGAAATCCGTCTGTCACCCAATATTGAGACAAACGATCTGAATACAAAAATTAATGCAGCCAGAAAATTTATTTCAAAAGGTAATAAAGTAAAAATCACTCTGCGGTTCCGCGGCAGGGAGATGGCACATATGCAGAGCAGCAGACATATTCTGGACGACTTTGCAGAACATTTAGCAGAAATTGCTACAGTGGAAAAAGCACCAAAACTGGAAGGACGCAGCATTAGTATGGTACTGACAGAAAAGAAATAA
- a CDS encoding BMP family ABC transporter substrate-binding protein → MGKEDYRKALKAGKKDYQARLLRGEKPILKVLDDFLPERGSYSETPLGLVQVPIEQIEGTKTFGRSSSFAGNFMPILREDTEFAAKWIKLLDSHVEEGIREPIKVYEYMYKFYVVEGNKRVSVMKYSGAVSILGNVTRIIPKRSEEKENRIYYEFLDFYRLAPINYIWFTQEGGYAKLQEAVGKGPDEVWSEEDLLKFSSIYTRFTAEYQAKGGTKLRNSPGDAFLSFITLYGYDVIENKTTSEMQELVAKSWEEFVLLGEESEIDLKMKPNQKKKSLFDLLHLPSLAPGKLKIAFIYEKTPGTSAWTYAHELGKLHLEQTFPEEVQTICYENGTTENIDRLLNEAMEEGCDLIFTTTPPFASASVKAAIDNPKVRILNCSLNTSHRYIRTYYARMYEAKFLMGAIAGAMAENNRLMYIADYPIYGSIANINAFAIGAKMTNPWAKVYLEWSAKKDMDIEERIRESGSTCVSGRDMVIPEEASRFFGLYHINNGYPRNFAMPLWHWGNFYEQLIWAIMDGTWKYDDDPSTKKAINYWWGMEEGVVDVVFSKYLPNELKRLADLLKSAICSEVFNPFSGILYSQTGTVLNDPEGSLSPEEIMTMDWLADNVIGSIPKKEELKDQAEPVMKQQGVKKKEG, encoded by the coding sequence ATGGGAAAAGAAGATTACAGAAAAGCACTGAAAGCGGGAAAGAAAGATTATCAGGCCAGGCTGCTCCGTGGGGAAAAACCGATTTTAAAGGTGCTGGATGATTTTCTGCCGGAACGGGGGTCTTATTCTGAGACGCCTCTTGGTCTGGTGCAGGTTCCCATAGAACAGATTGAAGGGACGAAGACATTCGGAAGGAGCAGCTCTTTTGCAGGAAATTTTATGCCTATTCTGCGGGAAGACACAGAATTTGCGGCAAAATGGATAAAATTACTTGATTCTCATGTGGAGGAAGGTATCCGTGAGCCAATCAAGGTTTATGAATACATGTATAAATTTTATGTGGTAGAGGGAAATAAACGGGTCAGCGTAATGAAATATTCCGGCGCTGTCTCTATTCTGGGAAATGTAACCAGGATTATCCCAAAACGCAGTGAAGAAAAAGAAAATAGAATTTATTATGAATTTCTGGATTTCTACCGGTTAGCCCCCATTAACTATATCTGGTTTACCCAGGAGGGCGGATATGCAAAGCTGCAGGAAGCAGTAGGAAAAGGGCCGGATGAAGTCTGGAGCGAAGAAGATCTGCTGAAATTCAGCTCTATTTATACCAGATTTACGGCTGAATACCAGGCAAAAGGTGGAACTAAGCTGAGAAATTCACCGGGAGATGCATTTCTGTCATTTATTACCCTCTATGGCTATGACGTCATTGAGAATAAAACCACCAGTGAAATGCAGGAACTGGTGGCAAAGAGCTGGGAAGAATTTGTACTCCTGGGAGAAGAATCCGAGATAGATTTGAAGATGAAACCCAATCAGAAGAAAAAATCACTGTTTGATCTGCTTCATCTGCCTTCACTGGCTCCTGGGAAGTTAAAAATTGCCTTTATCTACGAAAAAACGCCGGGGACCTCTGCCTGGACGTACGCCCATGAACTGGGTAAACTGCATCTGGAACAGACATTCCCGGAAGAAGTACAGACCATCTGTTATGAAAACGGAACTACGGAAAATATTGACCGCCTGCTGAATGAGGCCATGGAGGAAGGCTGCGATTTGATTTTCACCACCACGCCGCCCTTTGCTTCGGCCAGTGTGAAAGCCGCCATTGACAATCCCAAAGTGCGGATTCTGAATTGTTCTCTGAATACATCCCATCGGTATATCCGCACGTATTATGCAAGGATGTATGAGGCAAAATTTCTGATGGGCGCCATTGCCGGAGCAATGGCTGAGAACAACCGGCTGATGTATATTGCGGATTACCCCATTTACGGCTCCATAGCAAATATCAATGCCTTTGCCATCGGAGCGAAAATGACCAATCCCTGGGCAAAAGTGTACCTGGAGTGGTCAGCCAAAAAAGATATGGATATTGAAGAACGCATACGGGAAAGCGGTTCCACCTGTGTTTCCGGGCGGGATATGGTAATACCGGAGGAGGCTTCCAGATTTTTCGGCCTTTACCATATAAACAACGGTTATCCCAGGAATTTTGCCATGCCCCTGTGGCACTGGGGGAATTTCTATGAGCAGCTTATATGGGCCATTATGGACGGAACCTGGAAATACGACGATGACCCTTCCACCAAGAAAGCCATCAATTACTGGTGGGGCATGGAAGAAGGGGTGGTGGATGTGGTATTTTCCAAATATCTGCCCAATGAGCTGAAGCGTCTGGCAGACCTGTTAAAATCCGCAATCTGTTCGGAAGTATTCAATCCCTTTTCCGGTATTTTATACTCCCAGACAGGTACGGTATTGAATGACCCGGAGGGAAGCCTTTCTCCGGAGGAAATCATGACCATGGACTGGCTGGCGGATAACGTAATCGGCTCCATACCCAAAAAAGAGGAACTGAAAGACCAGGCAGAGCCGGTGATGAAACAGCAGGGTGTAAAAAAGAAAGAAGGTTAA
- the rpsO gene encoding 30S ribosomal protein S15 codes for MIAKEKKQAIIAEYARTPGDTGSPEVQVAILTARIQELTDHLKENPKDHHSRRGLLKMVGQRRGMLSYLKKTDIERYRNLIERLGIRK; via the coding sequence ATGATAGCAAAAGAAAAGAAACAGGCAATTATTGCAGAATACGCAAGAACACCGGGAGACACCGGTTCACCTGAGGTTCAGGTTGCAATTCTGACAGCAAGAATTCAGGAATTAACAGACCATTTGAAAGAGAATCCCAAGGATCATCATTCCAGACGCGGACTTTTAAAAATGGTAGGTCAGAGACGTGGTATGCTCAGCTATCTGAAAAAGACAGATATTGAAAGATACCGTAATTTAATTGAACGTCTGGGAATCAGAAAGTAA